One stretch of Arachis duranensis cultivar V14167 chromosome 1, aradu.V14167.gnm2.J7QH, whole genome shotgun sequence DNA includes these proteins:
- the LOC107493065 gene encoding uncharacterized protein LOC107493065 (The sequence of the model RefSeq protein was modified relative to this genomic sequence to represent the inferred CDS: added 30 bases not found in genome assembly), whose translation MDDSEKLTALKKAYADIILNTAKEAAARIMVSERKAMRFQQELLSTKEEALQMLLRLKQMLDSKAKEAELTSQTQQKKIEELEAQLQEAEEIVRDLRAELREVQDELENVTKHQMHPSVEQSIDGEIEAQESLPQENRLNPYDGSVNSAPDLQFESASVSDVRDPIVNGINAGGKCCGSHDHTNNCYINNPDFASIVIRRKEHELYRNGCTQRVRAFERSLFDGNMSASENLDSLPAETSVRVHEEAKLMPVAIDAKADNISEQAKPDESKLVEENAGLVEIPVHRKKRRYGRHAGLLYGRKMSLQYGLYSDKIEETNKASDLFHDNGSPCVLDKNDLSMVKPSILNENESQKDLTSPPVTKVPTNANSRVEKSGSHKDTEKGEVFLKACNGLNRIKDDKELLDKSDLTREESLSTKCLEVPACGADGEAPNGSPDKLDAKVSDLDEKVSCPSSNDKFLKYTFRRKRKKESVGTPDVDCSPENGSLKQKCVEKQNGNAEPQKSCTMTESSRDSRRLAQVARQLISLSEKKWWQ comes from the exons ATGGATGATTCGGAG AAATTGACGGCGTTGAAGAAGGCGTACGCCGATATAATACTGAACACGGCGAAGGAGGCCGCGGCGCGAATCATGGTGTCGGAGAGGA CCACTAAGGAAGAGGCGCTTCAGATGCTTCTCAGACTCAAACAAATGCTTGATTCTAAG GCTAAAGAAGCAGAGCTGACATCACAGACTCAGCAGAAGAAGATTGAAGAGCTTGAAGCTCAGCTTCAAGAAGCCGAGGAAATAGTCAGAGACCTAAGGGCTGAGCTGAGAGAAGTGCAGGATGAGCTGGAGAATGTGACCAAACACCAAATGCATCCCTCAGTTGAACAAAGCATAGACGGTGAAATTGAGGCTCAGGAAAGTCTTCCACAGGAGAACAGACTTAATCCTTATGATGGATCTGTCAATTCTGCTCCTGATTTACAGTTCGAATCAGCCTCAGTTTCTGATGTTAGGGATCCAATTGTAAATGGAATAAATGCTGGAGGTAAATGCTGTGGGTCACATGATCATACAAACAACTGCTACATTAATAACCCCGATTTTGCATCCATAGTCATTAGGAGGAAAGAGCATGAGCTTTACAGAAATGGGTGCACACAGAGAGTACGGGCATTTGAACGGAGCCTCTTTGATGGAAATATGTCAGCTTCAGAAAATTTGGATAGTCTGCCCGCTGAAACTTCAGTAAGAGTGCATGAAGAAGCTAAACTGATGCCTGTGGCAATTGATGCCAAAGCTGATAATATTTCAGAGCAAGCGAAGCCAGATGAATCTAAATTGGTGGAAGAAAATGCTGGCCTTGTTGAAATCCCTGTGcataggaagaaaagaagatacgGTAGACATGCGGGTCTTCTATATGGTAGAAAGATGAGTCTTCAATATGGTTTGTATTCTGACAAGATTGAGGAAACAAATAAAGCATCAGATCTTTTTCATGACAATGGTTCTCCATGTGTATTGGATAAAAATGACCTCTCAATGGTGAAACCTtctattttgaatgaaaatgaaTCTCAGAAGGATCTTACATCTCCTCCTGTCACTAAAGTGCCCACAAATGCGAATAGCAGGGTTGAGAAATCAGGATCTCATAAAGATACTGAAAAGGGAGAAGTATTTCTTAAAGCTTGCAATGGTCTGAACAGAATTAAAGATGATAAGGAATTGTTGGATAAATCAGACTTGACAAGAGAAGAGAGTTTGTCCACAAAATGCTTGGAGGTTCCAGCATGTGGGGCAGATGGTGAGGCCCCTAATGGATCACCAGATAAGCTAGATGCGAAGGTTTCTGATTTAGATGAAAAAGTTTCTTGTCCATCTTCAAATGATAAGTTTCTCAAGTACACATTCCGGAGAAAACGCAAGAAGGAGTCTGTTGGCACCCCTGATGTTGATTGCTCTCCTGAAAATGGCAGTTTAAAACAAAAGTGTGTAGAGAAGCAAAATGGTAATGCGGAGCCTCAGAAGTCTTGCACAATGACTGAATCATCTCGGGATAGCAGGCGATTAGCACAGGTTGCTCGACAG CTCATATCTTTGTCTGAGAAGAAATGGTGGCAGTAG